From the Kallotenue papyrolyticum genome, the window CCCGAATGCAAATCGGCGCGCCGGTGTGGCCCGGCGGCGGCGCCAGAACGGCGGGTGGGCGCCGGCGGCCTGATCCGTAGTGGCGGACCTGTGCTACACTGGAAGACGTTACATTGTGCCGAGGAGTGTCTCATGCCGCCTGCTACGGTCGCTGTCGTCGAAGATAACCCGGACTTCGCGGCAATTCTGGAAACCGTGCTCAACCTGTGGGGCTACCGCGTCGAGCGCTACGACACATTGCGCGCCGCGCGCGCGACGCTGCTGCGCCGGCCACCTGCCATGCTGATCCTGGACGGGCAGTTGCCGGATGGTGATGGCTACCACTTCTATCAGGAGCTGCGCCGCAACGCAGCTACCCGCAACTTGCCGATCCTGCTGCTGTCGGTCTCCGATGATGTGTACCAGATTGCGCGGGCGGCCAGCGACCGCGACGCGCAGTTGGTGGTGGCGCTCAAGCCCATTCCGCTCGAGGATATTCAGCGCATCGTCACCGCCGCGGTGCGGCCCTAGCCAGTTTGCCCGCCCTTGGGTGCTTGGCTATAATGCGCGTGTAGCCGAAAGGGAAGCGCATGGCACGACCCAAGTTGGCGCTGGTAGATGGGCATGCGGTGGCATTTCGCGCCTTCCACGCCCTGCGCGAGGCCAACCTGCGCACCTCGCGTGGCGAGCCAACCTACGCGGTCTTTGGTTTTTGTCAAATCCTGTTGACAACGCTGCAACAGCTCCAGCCGCAGTATGTGGCCGTCGCCTTTGATG encodes:
- a CDS encoding response regulator, with product MPPATVAVVEDNPDFAAILETVLNLWGYRVERYDTLRAARATLLRRPPAMLILDGQLPDGDGYHFYQELRRNAATRNLPILLLSVSDDVYQIARAASDRDAQLVVALKPIPLEDIQRIVTAAVRP